One window from the genome of Trabulsiella odontotermitis encodes:
- the asd gene encoding archaetidylserine decarboxylase (Phosphatidylserine decarboxylase is synthesized as a single chain precursor. Generation of the pyruvoyl active site from a Ser is coupled to cleavage of a Gly-Ser bond between the larger (beta) and smaller (alpha chains). It is an integral membrane protein.): MLNDLKLSLQYILPKLWLTRLAGWGASKRAGWLTKLVIDLFVKYYKVDMKEAQKPDTASYRTFNDFFVRPLRDEVRPLNTDPNVLVMPADGVISQLGNIEDNKILQAKGHDYTLEALLAGNYQMAALFRNGTFATTYLSPRDYHRVHMPCNGILREMIYVPGDLFSVNHLTAQNVPNLFARNERVICLFDTEFGPMAQILVGATIVGSIETVWAGTITPPREGIIKRWTWPEGESEGSVALLKGQEMGRFKLGSTVINLFAPGKVALVEQLQSLSVTKLGQPLAFSTETRATPDAEPAPLSADEIKAEHDASPLVDEKNDEG; the protein is encoded by the coding sequence TTGTTAAACGATCTTAAACTTTCTCTGCAATACATTCTGCCGAAACTGTGGCTCACTCGCCTGGCAGGCTGGGGTGCGAGCAAACGAGCAGGCTGGTTGACCAAACTGGTCATCGATTTGTTCGTAAAGTACTACAAGGTCGACATGAAAGAGGCGCAAAAGCCGGATACCGCCAGCTATCGCACCTTTAACGACTTCTTCGTGCGCCCGTTGCGTGATGAAGTCCGCCCGCTGAATACCGATCCGAACGTACTGGTGATGCCCGCCGACGGCGTTATAAGCCAGCTTGGCAACATCGAAGACAACAAAATTCTGCAGGCCAAAGGCCACGACTACACGCTGGAAGCGCTGCTCGCGGGTAATTATCAGATGGCAGCGCTGTTCCGCAACGGGACTTTTGCCACGACCTATCTTTCGCCACGTGACTATCACCGTGTCCACATGCCGTGTAACGGCATTCTGCGTGAAATGATTTATGTGCCTGGCGATCTGTTCTCCGTGAATCACCTGACGGCACAGAACGTACCGAATCTGTTTGCCCGCAATGAGCGCGTGATCTGCCTGTTTGATACGGAATTTGGCCCGATGGCGCAGATTCTCGTTGGCGCAACCATTGTTGGCAGCATTGAAACCGTCTGGGCAGGCACTATCACGCCGCCGCGCGAAGGCATCATCAAGCGCTGGACGTGGCCGGAAGGTGAGAGCGAAGGTTCCGTGGCGCTGCTGAAAGGCCAGGAGATGGGCCGTTTCAAACTGGGCTCCACCGTGATCAACCTGTTCGCGCCGGGTAAAGTCGCGCTGGTTGAGCAACTGCAAAGCCTGTCGGTCACTAAACTGGGTCAACCGCTGGCGTTCTCCACCGAAACGAGGGCCACGCCGGATGCAGAGCCTGCGCCGCTGTCTGCCGACGAAATTAAAGCCGAACATGACGCCAGCCCGCTGGTTGATGAAAAGAATGACGAAGGTTAA
- the rsgA gene encoding small ribosomal subunit biogenesis GTPase RsgA, whose protein sequence is MSKNKLSKGQQRRVKANHQRRLKTTSEKIDFDDNLFGEPSEGVVISRFGMHADVESADGNIHRCNIRRTIRSLVTGDRVVWRPGKAAAEGVNVKGIVEAVHERTSVLTRPDFYDGVKPIAANIDQVIIVSAILPELSLNIIDRYLVACETLNVEPLIVLNKIDLLDDDGMDFVNEQMDIYRHIGYRVLMVSSRTQNGLQPLEEALTNRISIFAGQSGVGKSSLLNALLGLHDDQILTNDVSDNSGLGQHTTTAARLYHFPHGGDVIDSPGVREFGLWHLEPEQITNGFVEFHDYLGRCKYRDCKHDTDPGCAIREAVENGEIAESRFDNYHRILESMSQVKTRKNFSETDN, encoded by the coding sequence TTGAGTAAAAATAAACTCTCCAAAGGTCAGCAGCGCCGCGTGAAAGCGAATCATCAGCGCCGTCTCAAAACGACTTCGGAGAAGATCGATTTCGATGACAACCTGTTTGGCGAACCGTCCGAAGGGGTCGTCATTAGTCGTTTTGGCATGCATGCTGACGTGGAATCCGCCGATGGAAACATTCACCGCTGCAATATTCGCCGTACGATCCGCTCCCTGGTGACCGGGGATCGCGTGGTCTGGCGACCAGGCAAAGCCGCGGCAGAAGGGGTCAACGTCAAAGGCATCGTCGAAGCGGTGCATGAGCGAACCTCTGTGCTGACGCGTCCGGATTTCTACGATGGCGTCAAACCGATCGCCGCCAATATCGATCAGGTCATTATCGTCTCCGCGATTTTGCCGGAGCTGTCGCTGAATATTATCGATCGTTATCTCGTGGCCTGCGAAACCCTGAACGTCGAACCGCTTATCGTGCTGAACAAAATCGATCTGCTGGACGATGACGGCATGGACTTCGTCAATGAGCAAATGGATATCTATCGCCACATTGGCTATCGCGTACTGATGGTCTCCAGCCGCACCCAGAACGGTTTACAACCGCTGGAAGAGGCACTGACGAATCGCATCAGCATCTTTGCCGGGCAGTCCGGCGTGGGCAAATCCAGCCTGCTTAACGCGCTACTGGGGCTGCATGACGATCAGATCCTGACCAACGACGTCTCCGACAACTCGGGTCTGGGGCAGCACACCACCACCGCCGCCCGTCTGTATCACTTCCCGCACGGCGGTGATGTCATCGACTCACCCGGCGTTCGGGAATTCGGGTTGTGGCATCTTGAGCCGGAACAAATCACTAACGGCTTTGTCGAATTCCATGATTATCTGGGCCGTTGCAAATATCGTGACTGTAAGCATGATACCGATCCCGGCTGCGCTATCCGTGAAGCGGTAGAAAACGGGGAAATCGCGGAGAGCCGCTTCGACAATTACCACCGCATCCTTGAAAGTATGTCGCAGGTAAAAACGCGTAAAAACTTTTCGGAAACCGATAACTGA